One part of the Bradyrhizobium sp. CB1650 genome encodes these proteins:
- a CDS encoding (Fe-S)-binding protein, producing MLWPDTFNNYFRPQTAIAATEVLEALGYTVTIPDRILCCGRPLYDWGMLDRAKTLWERTLVTLAPAMKDGMPIVGLEPACVSAFRDELPNLFLGNEHAERLSHQTLFFTEFLDRHVPHEQLGHAWGTALVQLHCHHHAVLEPDAEQHVLDRLGIEYEVMKSGCCGMAGAFGFERDKYDVSIAAAERAMMPMIRNAASGAVILADGFSCREQIEQCTGRRTKHIAELLASAVSTTGAAR from the coding sequence ATGTTGTGGCCGGACACATTCAACAACTACTTCAGGCCGCAGACGGCCATCGCAGCCACCGAGGTTCTCGAAGCGCTCGGTTATACCGTCACGATTCCCGACCGCATCCTTTGCTGCGGGCGGCCATTGTACGACTGGGGCATGCTCGACCGGGCGAAGACGCTTTGGGAACGTACATTGGTGACGCTCGCGCCGGCCATGAAGGATGGCATGCCGATCGTCGGCCTCGAGCCGGCTTGCGTCAGCGCGTTCCGCGACGAGTTGCCGAACCTCTTTCTCGGGAACGAACACGCCGAACGGCTCTCGCATCAAACCTTGTTCTTCACCGAGTTTCTCGACCGGCACGTTCCGCATGAGCAGCTCGGCCATGCCTGGGGTACGGCCTTGGTGCAGCTTCACTGCCATCATCATGCGGTGCTTGAGCCAGACGCGGAGCAGCACGTCCTCGATCGGCTCGGGATCGAGTACGAGGTCATGAAATCCGGCTGTTGCGGAATGGCCGGGGCATTCGGATTCGAGCGAGACAAATATGATGTCTCCATCGCAGCGGCCGAGCGCGCCATGATGCCCATGATCAGAAACGCGGCTTCCGGTGCAGTCATTCTGGCCGACGGGTTCAGCTGTAGGGAACAGATCGAACAGTGCACTGGCCGCAGGACCAAGCACATCGCCGAGTTGCTGGCGAGCGCGGTCAGCACCACCGGTGCCGCGCGCTGA